In one Alnus glutinosa chromosome 14, dhAlnGlut1.1, whole genome shotgun sequence genomic region, the following are encoded:
- the LOC133858080 gene encoding protein DETOXIFICATION 52-like, producing MSATNEKPEQHPLTHLFLVCLSLANPTKDDPAENPKMDPEKQIQLVLPTISDIISESKSLINLAFPMVLTALILYSRSILSMLFLGHLGDLELAAGSLAIAFANITGYSVLSGLALGMEPLCSQAFGANRPKLLSITLHRTVIFLLVSSIPISLLWLNMSKILLYLHQDPSITHMAHTYLMFSLPDLFSNSFLYPIRIYLRAQGITHPVTLASLAGTVFLLPMNFLLVTHFGLGVAGVAVASAVSNIFALLSIVLYVWATRLHEPTWTAPSRECLTNWKPLLRLAAPSCISVCLEWWWYEIMIILCGLLVNPKATVASMGILIQTTALIYVFPSSLSFAVSTRVGNELGANCPYRAKLSAVVAVFLAAIMGLSAMTFASGMRDKWASMFTNDAEILRLTAAALPILGLCELGNCPQTVGCGVLRGSARPTTAANVNLGAFYLVGMPVAVGLAFCLGVGFCGLWVGLLAAQVCCAGLMLYAVGTTDWDLQALRAQMLTCAGGGNVEAVTRNGGEGEEEQEPLVSIVVCQTKN from the coding sequence ATGTCTGCAACTAATGAGAAGCCAGAGCAACACCCTCTAACCCACCTCTTTCTCGTTTGCTTATCGCTCGCCAACCCCACAAAAGATGACCCTGCCGAAAACCCCAAGATGGACCCGGAAAAGCAAATACAGTTGGTTCTACCAACCATCTCCGATATCATCTCCGAAAGCAAATCACTCATTAACCTCGCCTTCCCCATGGTCCTAACCGCCCTCATTCTCTACTCTCGTTCTATCCTCTCCATGCTCTTCCTCGGCCACCTCGGCGACCTTGAACTCGCCGCTGGCTCGCTGGCCATCGCTTTTGCCAATATTACCGGCTACTCCGTGCTCTCCGGCCTAGCTCTGGGCATGGAGCCTCTCTGCTCGCAGGCCTTCGGAGCAAATCGTCCCAAGCTTCTATCTATAACCCTTCACCGCACAGTGATTTTCCTCCTCGTCTCGTCGATACCCATTTCTCTTCTCTGGCTCAACATGTCCAAAATCCTGCTTTATCTACACCAAGACCCCAGTATCACCCACATGGCTCACACGTACCTAATGTTTTCTCTCCCCGACCTTTTCTCCAACTCTTTCCTTTACCCAATCCGCATTTACCTTCGCGCTCAGGGCATCACCCACCCGGTCACACTAGCATCCCTCGCTGGCACGGTTTTCCTCCTGCCAATGAACTTTTTGCTCGTCACCCACTTCGGGCTCGGCGTGGCCGGCGTAGCCGTAGCCTCAGCCGTTTCCAACATCTTCGCGCTCTTATCCATTGTGCTATACGTGTGGGCCACCCGGCTGCACGAGCCAACCTGGACAGCACCGAGCCGAGAGTGCTTAACCAACTGGAAGCCGCTCCTCCGGCTCGCCGCTCCGAGCTGCATCTCGGTCTGCCTGGAATGGTGGTGGTACGAGATCATGATCATCTTGTGTGGGCTCCTGGTTAACCCCAAGGCCACGGTGGCGTCAATGGGCATCTTGATCCAAACGACGGCGTTGATTTACGTGTTCCCGTCCTCGCTCAGTTTCGCCGTGTCGACACGGGTCGGAAACGAGCTCGGCGCGAACTGTCCGTACAGGGCGAAATTATCCGCTGTGGTCGCGGTGTTCCTGGCGGCCATAATGGGCCTATCGGCGATGACCTTCGCATCGGGGATGAGGGATAAGTGGGCCAGTATGTTCACCAACGACGCCGAGATCCTACGGTTGACAGCCGCCGCCCTGCCGATCCTAGGGCTGTGCGAGCTCGGAAACTGTCCGCAGACCGTGGGGTGTGGAGTCCTCAGAGGCAGCGCGCGACCGACCACGGCGGCTAACGTGAACCTTGGCGCATTTTATCTTGTGGGCATGCCCGTGGCTGTTGGGCTCGCTTTCTGCCTGGGCgttgggttttgtgggcttTGGGTCGGGCTCTTGGCGGCCCAGGTGTGCTGCGCTGGACTGATGTTGTACGCGGTCGGGACCACCGACTGGGACCTCCAAGCTTTGAGGGCCCAGATGCTAACGTGCGCCGGAGGTGGAAACGTGGAGGCCGTAACCAGAAACGGCGGCGAGGGTGAGGAGGAGCAAGAGCCACTGGTTTCCATTGTTGTTTGCCAAACTAAAAACTGA